A genomic region of Sideroxydans sp. CL21 contains the following coding sequences:
- the rpsN gene encoding 30S ribosomal protein S14: MAKMAVINREQKRRDTVKKFAAKRAALLAIITNVSLSEEERFAARQKLQALPRDSSPVRLRNRCALTGRPRGVFSKFGLGRTKLREYAMRGEIPGVVKASW, from the coding sequence ATGGCTAAGATGGCTGTGATTAACCGCGAGCAAAAGCGCCGCGATACAGTGAAGAAATTCGCTGCGAAGCGCGCAGCTTTGCTGGCAATCATTACAAATGTGTCGTTGAGCGAAGAAGAGCGCTTTGCCGCACGTCAAAAATTGCAAGCATTGCCGCGCGATTCAAGCCCGGTGCGTTTGCGTAATCGCTGTGCGTTGACTGGTCGTCCGCGCGGAGTGTTCAGTAAGTTCGGTTTGGGGCGTACCAAGTTGCGTGAGTACGCGATGCGCGGCGAAATCCCAGGTGTAGTCAAGGCAAGCTGGTAA
- the rplR gene encoding 50S ribosomal protein L18 — protein sequence MLNKNEARLRRSRKTRARIAEQKTVRLAIHRTNLHIYAQVISADGGKVLVSASTLEAEVRKAVGNGGNAAAAAAVGKRIAEKAKIAGVTAVAFDRSGNKYHGRIKALADAAREHGLQF from the coding sequence ATGTTGAATAAGAATGAAGCGCGTCTGCGCAGATCACGCAAAACCCGTGCAAGAATCGCTGAACAAAAGACGGTGCGTCTGGCGATCCATCGCACAAACCTGCATATCTATGCCCAGGTGATCTCTGCCGACGGTGGCAAAGTGCTGGTGAGTGCCTCCACGCTGGAAGCGGAAGTGCGCAAAGCTGTCGGTAACGGCGGTAATGCGGCAGCTGCAGCGGCAGTAGGTAAGCGTATTGCCGAAAAGGCCAAGATCGCCGGTGTGACAGCGGTTGCATTCGACCGTTCCGGCAACAAGTACCATGGTCGCATCAAGGCGCTGGCTGATGCCGCGCGCGAACATGGCTTGCAGTTCTAA
- the rpsE gene encoding 30S ribosomal protein S5: MAQAKQGKNQQQEDKGDGLIEKMIAVNRVTKVVKGGRIMGFAALTVVGDGDGRIGMGKGKSKEVPVAVQKAMEESRRKLLKVNLKDGTLHHAVIGRHGAAKVYMQPASEGTGIIAGGAMRAVFEAVGVRNVLAKCIGSSNPYNVVRATLNGLKALNSPAEIAAKRGKSVEEITG; the protein is encoded by the coding sequence ATGGCACAAGCTAAACAAGGCAAGAATCAGCAGCAAGAAGACAAAGGCGACGGCCTCATCGAAAAGATGATCGCAGTGAACCGTGTGACCAAGGTTGTTAAGGGTGGTCGTATCATGGGTTTTGCTGCGCTGACCGTGGTAGGCGATGGCGATGGCCGTATCGGCATGGGTAAGGGTAAATCCAAGGAAGTGCCGGTGGCTGTGCAGAAGGCGATGGAAGAGTCACGCCGCAAGTTGCTTAAAGTGAATTTGAAGGACGGTACGCTGCACCATGCAGTAATTGGTCGTCATGGAGCAGCCAAGGTTTACATGCAGCCAGCATCCGAAGGTACCGGCATTATTGCTGGTGGCGCGATGCGTGCAGTGTTCGAGGCTGTGGGTGTGCGTAACGTGTTGGCCAAATGTATCGGCTCCAGCAATCCTTATAACGTTGTGCGTGCCACGCTGAACGGTTTGAAGGCTCTGAATTCGCCAGCCGAGATCGCTGCAAAGCGCGGCAAGAGCGTAGAAGAAATCACGGGGTAA
- the rpsH gene encoding 30S ribosomal protein S8, producing MSMSDPISDMLTRIRNAQMAEKLTVSMPSSKIKAAIAKVLLDEGYVEGFKVIDHDGKPTLEIGLKYYADRPVIEKIQRVSRPGLRVYKGSEDIPRVMNNLGIAIVSTSKGLMTDRKARANGIGGEVLCIVA from the coding sequence ATGAGTATGAGTGATCCTATCTCCGACATGTTGACGCGTATTCGTAATGCGCAAATGGCGGAAAAGTTAACGGTATCAATGCCTTCTTCCAAGATCAAGGCGGCTATCGCCAAGGTGTTGCTGGACGAAGGTTATGTGGAAGGTTTCAAGGTCATCGACCATGATGGCAAGCCCACGCTGGAAATTGGCCTCAAATATTATGCAGATCGCCCTGTGATCGAAAAGATCCAGCGTGTGAGCCGCCCGGGCCTGCGTGTATACAAGGGTAGCGAAGATATACCGCGTGTGATGAATAATCTGGGTATAGCGATCGTTTCCACCTCCAAGGGGCTGATGACAGACCGCAAAGCACGCGCCAATGGTATCGGCGGCGAAGTGCTCTGCATCGTGGCGTAA
- the rplF gene encoding 50S ribosomal protein L6, which yields MSRVAKNPIAVPSGIEVTVATDKISVKGPLGTLTQVLKGDVVVVREGDALLCKATDESAQADAQSGTIRALVANMIVGVSKGFERKLTLVGVGYRAQAAGDALNLTLGYSHPVVHKMPKGVKVATPTQTEIILTGSDKQQVGQVAAEIRAYREPEPYKGKGVRYSDEVVILKETKKK from the coding sequence ATGTCTAGAGTCGCTAAAAATCCTATTGCGGTTCCGTCTGGTATCGAAGTGACGGTCGCAACCGATAAAATTTCCGTGAAGGGCCCGTTGGGTACTCTGACACAGGTGCTTAAGGGTGATGTGGTCGTTGTACGCGAGGGCGATGCCCTGCTGTGCAAAGCTACGGATGAATCCGCCCAGGCTGATGCGCAGTCCGGCACCATTCGCGCTTTGGTGGCGAACATGATAGTCGGCGTGAGCAAAGGCTTCGAGCGCAAACTGACGCTGGTTGGCGTGGGTTACCGTGCACAAGCTGCCGGTGATGCGCTGAACCTGACATTGGGCTACTCGCATCCTGTGGTGCACAAGATGCCCAAGGGTGTAAAGGTGGCGACACCTACCCAGACCGAGATCATATTGACCGGTTCGGACAAGCAACAAGTTGGTCAAGTCGCCGCCGAGATTCGTGCATATCGTGAACCTGAACCCTATAAGGGCAAAGGTGTGCGTTATTCCGACGAAGTGGTGATCCTGAAAGAAACCAAGAAGAAATAA